In the genome of Abyssalbus ytuae, the window TATCACGAGTTTATAAAAGCATTTCATGTAAAAGATTCCGAATTCAACCCTACAGGCAAAAAAGGGGCATTTGGCGGCTATAATAATTGGGGAGACCGCGCCGGACGTTACCGTTCTTTAGGAGATGGTCAAATTGACTTTAAAACCATTTTTTCAAAACTTACGCAATACGGTTGCGATGTTTGGGCGGTAATGGAATGGGAATGTTGTATTAAAAGCCCGGAGCAGGGCGCCCGTGAGGGAGCACCTTTTATAAAAAGCCATATTATTGAAGCTACTGAAAAAGCTTTTGATGATTTTGCCGGGGCGGATATTGATAAAGAAAAGCTGAAAAAAATATTAGGTTTTTAACTTTTGCAGGAGGTAATCCTAACAGAGCTCCCCATTGGTAATAAAACATAAAATTATTTTAACATGAAAAAAATACTCATCCCCGCATTAGTTTTTGCAACAGTTTTTGCATGTAAACAACCCCAAAAGGAAGCAAAATCAGAGGTAAGTGAAATACAACAGGAAGAAAAGCAGGAAATAACACAACCAAATCCGGAATGGACTTATCTTTTTGACGGAACATCATTTAAAGGATGGCATATTTATAATGGAGGTGAAGTAACAGATACAACCCCGTGGAAAATTGCATACTCTGCCATGGTGTTTGATGGCAGAAAAGAGGGGCCTGAATATAATTTAGTAACCGATAAAGAGTATACTGACTTTAAATTAAGCCTCGAATGGAAAATTTCGGAAGGAGGAAACAGCGGGGTTATGTGGGGGGTCAAAGAAGAAGAAAAATATGCACAACCTTATCTTACCGGACCCGAAATACAGGTATTGGATAATGAAAAACATCCGGATGGAAAATACCCCAGCCACCATGCCGGAGCTTTATACGATATGATTGCCCCTCCTGAAAATATAACCAACCCTGTTGGGGAGTGGAATAAATACGAAATTTATATCAACCATAAAACCAATGAAGGGAAAGTGTGGCTAAACGGAACCTTAACTGCACAATTTCCATTAGAAGGAGAAG includes:
- a CDS encoding 3-keto-disaccharide hydrolase, which encodes MKKILIPALVFATVFACKQPQKEAKSEVSEIQQEEKQEITQPNPEWTYLFDGTSFKGWHIYNGGEVTDTTPWKIAYSAMVFDGRKEGPEYNLVTDKEYTDFKLSLEWKISEGGNSGVMWGVKEEEKYAQPYLTGPEIQVLDNEKHPDGKYPSHHAGALYDMIAPPENITNPVGEWNKYEIYINHKTNEGKVWLNGTLTAQFPLEGEEWATLIANSKFKDWEGFGKSKTGKICLQDHEDKVWYKNIKIQEL